The genomic DNA TCACACCCCGCCTCACGCCCCCACCAGGCGAGCGTCGTCGCCGCATCGCAATTCCCGAACCCCACGATCCGTTCGACCGACGGTGCAGCGGCACGGAAAGCAGCCGCCGCCGCAATCAGATCCTCGTGCGAGCCCGCGAACCCAGCGTTATCGCCGCCCGAATCCCCAACACCGCGGCGGTCATACCGAAACACCGCCACCCCGCTCGCCGCCAGCCGCCCCGCGAGCAGCGCCATCCCTCGATGCGCCCCAACGCGGACTTCGTTGCCTCCGGTGACGATCAGCAAGCCAGTAGCGCCGCCCGCATCGTCCAGCGTCCCGACCAGCGTCTCGCCCGCGCAGTCGAACATAAGGATCCGACGCTCGGTCATACCCCTAGCGTAATGCCGGCCCCGTGCCGGCATCCACCCATCCACGAGCCCCACCTGCGTAGAATGCGCGGCCACGTGGATGCCGGGACGAGCCCGGCATGACGGCCGTGAGCTGAACGCATCAGGAGTTTACCCAGTCGAAGACATCGTCGGCGATCACCGCCTGCAAGCTCGCATCGATGCCCGGCTCCACTGTCCGCCACAACGCCGCCCCCGGCACCTTCCGGTCCGCCGCCTTCGGATCACTCTCCAACCGCACCACGCGCAACGGCCCGGCCGTAGCGACCTCCGCCACCGCCATCCCCTCGATCATCCCCGCCGAAAGCACATTCCCGGCGAAATCCTCGCCCCCCGCCACCCGCCGCACCCGCTCAAGCTCCCGCACCAGCCCAGCCCCAGACTGCGGCGCCAGATACCACCGGCTCGCCACCACCGCCTCGCCATCCACCAAAGCGCCTCCGCGCCAGGCGACCACATGCACCGCCCCGCCGACCGCGCTGCAAGCCGCAGCAAAGGCGGCACGCCAAATCGCCAAAGTCGCATCGGAAGTCGCCCAAAGGCTCTCGCCCGTCCCCGGCAGGTCAGGCAACACACCCGCAATCCCCCGCGCCGCCAGCCGTCGCAGCACGTCCACCATCGCCGCGCGCGTCCTGTTGCCCTCCTCGAACAGCGGCAGCGCGGCGACGACCACAGGCGCGCCGTCCTCAGGCCCGAAGCGCAGCATCGCCTCGCGCCCACCAGCCCAATCATAGTACGCGATCCGCGGGCCGGGCTCACCGGCCATCAGCGTCAGGCCAGCGCCTTGTCGGCCGCGAACCGCGTCAGCGCGCCGAACGTCTCGAGCATTTCGCCGTCGACCTCGTCATCGTCGATCACGATCCCCAGCCGATCCTCGATCTCGGTGAGCACGCCGGCAACGGCCATCGAATCCAGCTCGGGCAGCGCGCCGAACAGCGGCGTCGTCTCGTCGAACGCGGCGACGCGCGCATCGGAAAGTCCCAGAACATCGCGGAGCACCGCGCGGACCGTCGTGTCGACCTGTGCCTTTGCTACCGAAATCACCCAAGTCCCCGAATTGTTGCAGCGCCGTTAAGCCGGGGGGATGAATTCCGCAACGCCCCGGCGCTATGGGGGCGTGATGGTGCCGCTCGATCCTGTCCCGAAACCGATCGATCACGTGCTGGCCGGCGCGCCCGATGCGCCGGCGCTCGTCGATCGCGCCGGCACGCTGAGCGTCGCGCAAGCCGAGGAGCGCGCCGCCCAGCTCGCCGGCTGGCTCGCCGCGCAGCGCTTCGCCCCCGGCGACCGCGTCGCAACGTGGCTGCCCAAGACCCGCGAGGCATGCCTGATGCCGCTCGCCGCGCCGCGCGCCGGGCTGGTCCATGTGCCGATCAACCCCCTGCTCAAACGCCCGCAGGTCGCGCACATCCTCGCCGACAGCGGTGCCCGACTGCTGCTGACG from Sphingomonas radiodurans includes the following:
- a CDS encoding acyl carrier protein: MISVAKAQVDTTVRAVLRDVLGLSDARVAAFDETTPLFGALPELDSMAVAGVLTEIEDRLGIVIDDDEVDGEMLETFGALTRFAADKALA